The following are encoded in a window of Hemitrygon akajei chromosome 24, sHemAka1.3, whole genome shotgun sequence genomic DNA:
- the LOC140715657 gene encoding probable G-protein coupled receptor 139, translated as MHAPPRGLVYAIYYTALAVIAVPVNIVAIVILSRGKCGLSRCISRYLVSMAATDLLVIITAVILNRLPAIYSPDSLLSITPVCSFSIALIYAARDSSVWLTVVFTFDRYVAICWQKLKPRYCTHGTAGIVVSVVCTLGCVINIPWYFLYEPIYIIDNVPWYCKPKGILYSFLPWTIFDWIDRLLTPCLPFLLILTLNALTVRHILSASRARRRLRSCPTGERQSDPEMESRRKSIVLLFAISGCFILLWMPYVIYFFIEHFQVGFTITGYSDPRFILMESANVFQMLSCCTNTFIYSVTQNKFREELKVLMKFPLNVLHSLAASWK; from the exons ATGCACGCCCCTCCCAGAGGTTTGGTGTACGCAATTTACTACACGGCTCTTGCAGTGATCGCTGTTCCAG TTAATATAGTGgctattgtgatcctgtcccgaggaaaatGTGGCCTGTCCAGATGTATCAGCCGGTACCTCGTATCGATGGCGGCAACGGACCTGCTGGTAATTATCACCGCCGTGATATTAAACAGACTTCCCGCTATTTATTCTCCCGATAGTTTACTCTCCATCACGCCTGTCTGCAGTTTCAGCATTGCGTTAATTTACGCCGCCAGGGACAGTTCGGTTTGGTTAACGGTCgtgttcacctttgatcgatatGTCGCCATCTGCTGGCAAAAGCTCAAGCCAAGGTACTGCACCCACGGAACCGCTGGAATTGTTGTGTCTGTTGTCTGTACTTTGGGCTGCGTAATCAACATCCCGTGGTACTTTTTGTACGAACCAATCTACATAATTGACAACGTCCCCTGGTATTGCAAACCGAAAGGTATCCTTTATTCTTTTCTGCCCTGGACAATATTTGATTGGATCGATCGCCTTCTGACCCCTTGCCTTCCGTTCCTGCTTATTCTCACGCTGAACGCTCTGACTGTCAGGCACATTCTGTCAGCCAGTCGGGCCCGTAGGAGACTCCGCAGTTGCCCCacgggagagagacagagtgacccggagatggaaagCCGCAGGAAATCGATCGTCCTGCTCTTTGCAATCTCGGGATgtttcatcctgctgtggatgCCATATGTTATCTACTTCTTTATCGAGCATTTTCAAGTTGGTTTTACAATTACTGGCTACAGCGACCCCAGATTTATCCTGATGGAAAGTGCCAATGTGTTTCAGATGCTGAGCTGTTGCACAAACACCTTTATTTACTCAGTGACTCAAAACAAATTCCGGGAAGAATTGAAGGTTCTGATGAAATTCCCTCTGAACGTTTTGCATTCCTTAGCTGCGTCATGGAAGTAA